TGACATCATGGTCACGTGACTTCTTTTGTATTAATTAGAGCCTACAACTCAAAGTCAAACTGTCACTCCTGCATGGTACAAGCACAAATATCAACTTGTTGAAGAAATTTTAATTTACTATAACCATACATTCTGAGATCaacgttatttaaaaaaatatatataaaaaaaataaaaataaatgacaatcTGTCTGTCACTTTAACGTCATTCTAATGTTACTGCAGCTGTTACAGAAACAGCAATGGCGCCCTCTTGTGGGATCTGCAGTAACAtcagaatgaattaataatgaataaatccCGCGGagtaaattataattttaatatcttttaaaatataatgtcttttaaagtgaaataatatagaattgatttaaaaatatgcagtcagttaaaatagaacaaaatgTGCTATGTAgtaaaatgataatgataataataataataataataataataataataataataataataatgataatagtaataaatactCTATTGAACCCTAATTAGGTCAGACAGCATGCGTCCTCTGAATGTCTTGTTAGTGATTTATCACTAGTCATTTATCACTTATCACTAGGCTAGGGATTTATCGCCCTTGGATGTGATGTAagctcatatatatatttacacaaacGCGTTTGACGCAAATAAAGCAGAGATCTATGACCTTAGCATTGAGTAAAACTCTGAGCAGGACTGTGTGCAGGTCAGTAGGTCACGCCGCACGctcactgcgcatgcgcggggACAGCAGGCTACAGATGTAAGACAGTTACGTAATACAGGAATTGTACTATTACTACACATTTATAGCCTAGGATATTAGACTACAAAGTTGTTTTATTGTAGTGTAAAGTAATGATTGTTACACCTTAGTACACTTAATcttaaggtaaaaaaaaaaaaaaggcaaagttgTATCTgagtcataaataaataaataaataaatatagaaaaactGTCTCTACAGCAGTAGTTGTGTGAttccatgttttgtttgtttgtttgttttgtttttgttgataCAGAGGCGGAAATCACTATTACTCATCATTAGCATCTTTTTACTGTACAGTGAATTAAAaaggtttaatccaaactgtAATCACTCCATaaaggcctataaataatgtctaatgtcaaataatgacattaataataTGTTCTGTCTGTGGAAAGTTCGGGACTAAAAAAGactggctctaataaatagtcAGAATATTACTGCACACATTAGAATAACTCATAAAATATATCTGTGATGAGGGGgtctgtggatttttttgtgtACAGGTGGATTTAGTGGGTTgcagtgcactgtgtgtgtagcGTGCAGCCCTTGGGATCAGGTGTATCCTATCAGAAGACGAATACAGAAACAAGGCAGAAGCTGCAGTCAGGTCAAaatctttatttgtaaataaatccgTACATACCAAAATGTGGGATACTTCATATGTCTATGTTTTCTCCACACATCATCTTTGCTAATGAGAGACCTGTAGGCTAGATGGTAATGTCTGGTGCGGATCACGTAGCGCACGTGATCTATACTTTCATTCCTGGAGAGAATGAGGACTCGCGGGTGAGGAGAGCGCGCGCTCTCCACCGCGCCGCGCTTTATGAACTTTGTAGCGCAGTTTGTGCGGGAGAAGTGGCGAAGTCGAGACACGCTCTGCCTCTTTGACGATTTCCATTTCTCTGCAAATATCTTTGGGCTCAGTCACGAATGAACGTTGCTCCACGTATGTTTCATTCATGCGCGTGTGAGCGGGGCATCTAGGTGGGGTTCCTGCAGGACACTGGTAACCAGGCACCATTTCATTTAGAGAGAAGGGTGCAGGGTTTGGGTATAAGTTTATAGTAGGGTGCGCATGACCTTGACCCCATTTTCTCTGCGTAATTGCATATGGGACGTTGCTGTACGCGCTTGACGGAACGTTTCCATCACTGAACGCATGGATTCCCAGGTATCTGTTTCTCTGGTGCGTATGATCTACTGCAGGGAATGAAGCAGCAGGGAAGCTTTGCATTCTCGGGAAAGGCACCGAGTCGTAGGCAGAACTGAAGTCGCACCGGCTCGAGAGAGCGTAATGAGGTATACGGTTTGCTCCCGGGAAGTCCAGCAGGGAGCGCAGGTAAGAGTCCTGTGACAGCTCTCGGACAGGGGAGTAGTCCATGAAAGTGTCGTAGGAAGTTTCTTTGCCAACACCGTGATAATTCATGGCCGAAAGCGCCGCTTTGAGTTTCTCGTTTTCTCGGAGGAGCTGCAGCGCGCGCTCTTCCAGCAGCCGCTCTTCCATGCGCCGGCGCTCGCGCGACCTCTTGGCCGCCTCGTTGTTGCGACTGCGCTTCATCCAGTAGTTGTCGTCTTTCAGCTCATCTGGCGTAAACTCTCTTTTCCGACGTGTTGCGACGTTTGCCTTTACGGTTAAATCGCATTTAAACCCGTGGTCGCAGTTCCAGTGGCACGCGTAAGTGTTTGCATCCCGCGCAGAACAGCAAGCACTGGATGACATCGTGGCAGATCCAGAGCACGTGCACCTGATCTGGGCATCTGATGTACAGATGCGAAGATGCACATTTTaaaccaaccttggcaaagTTCCGAATGCAAAAAGTAAGCCAATAGAATAGGGCGATGGGATACATGTAGGTTAGTCACACCTCTTTTTTTGGAACCGCAAAGTACAAAAACGCCCACTGTGCAGGCATCACGTTTACCTCCATAGATCATTAGCTCCTTTCTCCTAGTTTATAACTGGAACGACAATCACTGTCCATTTAGCTGGGTGTGAACAGGGACATTACTGGCAGTTATAGACTTATCAGACAGGTTATATAAGTCAATCTCTTTTTCCCCAGTGGCACTCCTTAAGGACtttcatgttctccccatgtgcCTAATTCATTCTTGTATAACTGCTATGCACATATTAATTCTCACACAGTGCTACTATGAAAAGGAGTATAAAATGAACTAATGACGCATCACTCCAGTCATTTAGACTCGATAATTCCCAGCATCTAGGGTAGTTGATGGTAATGTATCAGAAATTCCTTCAATGTTCAGTCAAATAAAGGTCACTTGCATTTTACTTACATTACAAATGTTTCAAAGAGACTATtgtagatattaaaaaaaaaaaaaaacaaaaacacacaatacaatATTTCACCTATCACTTTATTTGACATTCCCTCTTCCTGCACATACACAATATACGGTTAAGTTCTGTTACAACAGTTTGGTAAAAAAGCAAATATCTGGTTTTAAACTAAATTTAAGTAATATCACTGGCTAAAGAAAATTATCTGAAAGAGAGACaaggaaaaattaaaatcaatttcTTTAAGAGAATCAATGCTATAAATTACAAATCTTTACAACAGAGTTTCAACCTTAAaaacaagtaattaaaaaaaagcacacaaatgtTTTGGGGCCAACTTGCTTTTTCAAAATGTCTTGATAATATGTAAGGCAGTTTAGCACTGAATGTTGCATAGTTTTGAGTCTGTCAGTTAAAATAGGTGCTTCATTATATTAACCCTGTGGCCACATTCAGTTTCAGTGGGACATAATCGATGTAAGATTCAATGTAGTAAAACATGTAGTAAACACGGTAAGTCTCGTTCTCATTATTTCTGAGACTGAGAAACATAAGGCACTCAGATTGCCTAACCATTCCTACATAATTGTTttaaagtggggaaaaaaacagaatgctAATCAAATGAATTGATGGCAACTACAGAAATCCacataaaaaagataaaatggtCCATGTTGCACAGCAACAGTAAGAACTCAAATTCTTCTGAATGGCTTTGCaacaaatttgttttaaaaaaaaaaaaagaacactgtcAGTGTGTCACAACAACCCACCTACTGTCAAAAGGTGAGAAGATAGATTCTTCATTGCAGCTGAAAAGCAGCATAAGGGTACAGCCGTCACCAGACCTAAAGGTATAGCCTCCAAAAGTAGAAAAGTTGTTTTAGTGACTGCCAAATAACCCATAAATAACATTCAGTTTTTGTCTCAATCaatgatttcccttcactgtgtGGTTAAGCTGGCAGAAGCTACAAAGTCACACTTCAGAGGACAGCTCTCGCTGTCATTGGGTCCCAAAAGGCTCTCTATGCCTCTGAATGCATCTCATTGTCATCAAGCTGTGGGCTGTCATTGTCCCCTAGAAGCTCTGTTTCGGGGACAGATGTGTCATCATTATGCAGGCCATTCTGGGAAGCTCCATCAGCCATGTTGTCCTCAGCCGCCTTAGCATCCTCACTCAGCAGGCCGGTCTTCTCTGTGCCAGATGCATTAGACGGTGCTGTGGTGACGTAACCTGTGCTGGTGGAGCCACTGCCGCTGTGGTGTGAGCCTGCTTTAGGTACCATCTGTGGGTGCATCTGCTGTGAGGGCATCTGCATAGGGATCTGCATGGGGTAGAAGTTCTGGAGGTACGGATAGGCAGGCACAGGCTGGTAACCGTTGACGGGGATGTAAAGCTGGGGCGGTACCATAGGCCTCATCTGGCCCTTCATAGGCATAAACTGGGGCTGTGGGAAAGGGGACGTCTTCTTGGGGGTGACATAGCGAGCAGCACTGATATTGCTGACAGGGCTTGTGCTCAGAGAGCTGGTCTGGGTGGTGTTGCTCGCCCCAGAGGTTTGTGCTGAACTATTGTAGTTGGACAAGCTTTCCCATGTGCGCAAGCGTGCATGGATGTCCTTGAAGCGTGGCCGGCGTGCTGGGAATTCATTCCAGCACTCCAGCATGAGAGTGTAGATCCAGGAAGGGCAGTCATCAGGGCAGGACAGGACTTGTCTGTTACGTACCATCTCGATCACATCTTGGTTGGAATAGCCACAGTAGGGCTGCAGGCCATAGCTGAAGATCTCCCACAACACCACACCATAGGACCAGATGTCAGAGTCAGTGGAGAACTTGCCATACATTATGGCCTCTGGGGACATCCAGCGGATAGGGAAGGGACTGTTGCCCATCAGCTTGTAGTAGTCAGCAGAGTAGACCTCACGGAACAGCCCAAGGTCAAGAATCTTTACGTTGAGTTTGTCACAGACCAGAATGTTTCGAGCAGCCAGATCTTTGTGGACGACATGATGACTGGACAGGTACTCCATCCCAGCTGCCACTTGAGTGACAATGTGCAGGAAGTCAGCTTGCTCAAGAGCTGACTTGACTGTTTTGTCATCATCAGAGCTGCCTACGTCGGAGTGGGGTGAGCGCATAACCAGGAACTCATGGAGGTCACCATGGCCTGAGTAGCTGAAAATCATGCTCATGGGCTGCTCTTTGGTCACTACACCCAGGAGGCACACAATGTTTGGGTGCTGGAGTCGAGAACGAAGCGTAGCCTCATGACGGAACTCTTCTTGCAGTGTTCCCTCATCCTTGTCTTTGACGGTCTTGATGGCCACCACCTGGGTCTGCTCTCCTGGTGCTGTGCCATAGAGGTGACCTTTGTAGACCTTCCCAAAGCGGTCCTCTCCAAGCTCCTCCATGAACCGTACAGCTGATAGGTTGATTTCTCTGAGTTTTGCCTGATAGGAAAAGATcatatagatttatataaagtatacaACTTTggtataataaaatgaaatggaagTGAAGGTCTTCGTGTTACCAACATACTGACCTAGTGAAGTCCTGAATGATGTTATGAGTGGAGAATACTACTGTATGACAATGAGTTGCTTGTCAAGGCCATTACAGAATACAACTTAACAGAATGTGATCTATTATGTTGCATTCATAACCAAAAAACAAGCTCTAACAGATGTGTAAAATAACCAACCACTAGAATATCATGTCTAGTCATATCATGTTGACCCAATTTAGatttagaaaaacaaaatcacacttagcttAAGGGTGTAACTATTGGACTGGTGAGAGTAATACCTGATGCTTGTGCTGGTTGAGGAGTGGCATCTCCATGTCCTGACTGGGAGAGGCAGTAAGTTGCCGACGAGGGGGAGTGTCGACTGACTCCTTCTGCTTGTTACGGCACATGCACACCAGGAAGAACAAGCAGGCAATGACCAATGGGATAGCGATACTGGGGATAAGGATGTACAATATCTCCTTCTTCATGTTTTCAGGAGGCTCTGGAGTTGAAAACatttaacacaaaataacaaTGAGTAATGGCCACGTAGCTGCACACAAGTCTTTAATATGTAGACACATTACTACATTACTGTTCTATTGTTTAACCGTGATGGGAGGTTCTACTTACTGCATGGGCGGACATCACAGAGATCGACCCTCACACGGGGATCAAGAGTGAAACACCATGGAGCTTCCATTTGCCCTCCTGGGTT
This is a stretch of genomic DNA from Pangasianodon hypophthalmus isolate fPanHyp1 chromosome 17, fPanHyp1.pri, whole genome shotgun sequence. It encodes these proteins:
- the ror2 gene encoding tyrosine-protein kinase transmembrane receptor ROR2 isoform X2, whose amino-acid sequence is MLRQETPPFLTAHFSSTEARRRGVQLARNETRTSSGKQPPQTRAVFTAHLLFLTKTWPAFSDIFNQSWRSLFLLTDRTDSPYLCWMLDALSIDFTPSDWPSLFPGMMHVSRITRLALRSSLKTFLLALSVLTTVRGAAANVNLSESGEIEPLAEAQSGGLPTVGGYYLEFLEPPNNMTIMQGQTATLHCKVAGNPWPTIKWLKNDAPVVQEQGRISIRKTESGSKLRIQDLDTTDTGYYQCVASNALKVISATGVLYVRLGQSPTRGPDDATHEKGFCQPYRGIACARFIGNRSIYVESLQMQGESENRITAAFTMIGTSTQLSDQCSQFAIPSFCHYVFPLCEEGTRGPRQRQLCRDECEALENDLCRDEYSIARSNPLILMQLELPNCQLLPHPGSPDAASCMRIGVPTNRLETYHSCYNDSGANYRGTVSITKSGHQCQPWTTQYPHSHHLTPKEYPELRGGHNFCRNPGGQMEAPWCFTLDPRVRVDLCDVRPCKPPENMKKEILYILIPSIAIPLVIACLFFLVCMCRNKQKESVDTPPRRQLTASPSQDMEMPLLNQHKHQAKLREINLSAVRFMEELGEDRFGKVYKGHLYGTAPGEQTQVVAIKTVKDKDEGTLQEEFRHEATLRSRLQHPNIVCLLGVVTKEQPMSMIFSYSGHGDLHEFLVMRSPHSDVGSSDDDKTVKSALEQADFLHIVTQVAAGMEYLSSHHVVHKDLAARNILVCDKLNVKILDLGLFREVYSADYYKLMGNSPFPIRWMSPEAIMYGKFSTDSDIWSYGVVLWEIFSYGLQPYCGYSNQDVIEMVRNRQVLSCPDDCPSWIYTLMLECWNEFPARRPRFKDIHARLRTWESLSNYNSSAQTSGASNTTQTSSLSTSPVSNISAARYVTPKKTSPFPQPQFMPMKGQMRPMVPPQLYIPVNGYQPVPAYPYLQNFYPMQIPMQMPSQQMHPQMVPKAGSHHSGSGSTSTGYVTTAPSNASGTEKTGLLSEDAKAAEDNMADGASQNGLHNDDTSVPETELLGDNDSPQLDDNEMHSEA
- the ror2 gene encoding tyrosine-protein kinase transmembrane receptor ROR2 isoform X1 — protein: MLRQETPPFLTAHFSSTEARRRGVQLARNETRTSSGKQPPQTRAVFTAHLLFLTKTWPAFSDIFNQSWRSLFLLTDRTDSPYLCWMLDALSIDFTPSDWPSLFPGMMHVSRITRLALRSSLKTFLLALSVLTTVRGAAANVNLSESGEIEPLAEAQSGGLPTVGGYYLEFLEPPNNMTIMQGQTATLHCKVAGNPWPTIKWLKNDAPVVQEQGRISIRKTESGSKLRIQDLDTTDTGYYQCVASNALKVISATGVLYVRLGQSPTRGPDDATHEKGFCQPYRGIACARFIGNRSIYVESLQMQGESENRITAAFTMIGTSTQLSDQCSQFAIPSFCHYVFPLCEEGTRGPRQRQLCRDECEALENDLCRDEYSIARSNPLILMQLELPNCQLLPHPGSPDAASCMRIGVPTNRLETYSPPDHSCYNDSGANYRGTVSITKSGHQCQPWTTQYPHSHHLTPKEYPELRGGHNFCRNPGGQMEAPWCFTLDPRVRVDLCDVRPCKPPENMKKEILYILIPSIAIPLVIACLFFLVCMCRNKQKESVDTPPRRQLTASPSQDMEMPLLNQHKHQAKLREINLSAVRFMEELGEDRFGKVYKGHLYGTAPGEQTQVVAIKTVKDKDEGTLQEEFRHEATLRSRLQHPNIVCLLGVVTKEQPMSMIFSYSGHGDLHEFLVMRSPHSDVGSSDDDKTVKSALEQADFLHIVTQVAAGMEYLSSHHVVHKDLAARNILVCDKLNVKILDLGLFREVYSADYYKLMGNSPFPIRWMSPEAIMYGKFSTDSDIWSYGVVLWEIFSYGLQPYCGYSNQDVIEMVRNRQVLSCPDDCPSWIYTLMLECWNEFPARRPRFKDIHARLRTWESLSNYNSSAQTSGASNTTQTSSLSTSPVSNISAARYVTPKKTSPFPQPQFMPMKGQMRPMVPPQLYIPVNGYQPVPAYPYLQNFYPMQIPMQMPSQQMHPQMVPKAGSHHSGSGSTSTGYVTTAPSNASGTEKTGLLSEDAKAAEDNMADGASQNGLHNDDTSVPETELLGDNDSPQLDDNEMHSEA